Below is a genomic region from Hevea brasiliensis isolate MT/VB/25A 57/8 chromosome 3, ASM3005281v1, whole genome shotgun sequence.
gtttaagtataattctatttgattttttatatattatttttgtgtTTTATTTGGTGAGACTCAATTTTCTTAGATTATTGCTTTAATTACTTAGATATCTAGATAAGTATTATTTCTTAATatggaaaatataaaaataattttcaatgaattaaatgaaaatattgaaataatttaaaaaatataaatttagatttaatttcaacaaaacaaaatttttattttccatttaggaataatttttttaaaatataagaatctgttaattagttttactaaaataaattgattaaatagTTGAGTTTCTTcaaaatacataaataaattaattaatttcattaaaatagaaatattaaataataatttgactaaataaaaattagttaaataataaaaaatatattgagAGACTAAACCTTTTAAtggattaaaataaaaaattaaatagtatattttttaaaatatatatatattaaataataattaaaaaaaactgttgaaaattttaatttttaatagtacTAGTTATTACTTTGAACACAAAATAATGCCTTTTAGGGGaaaaaattaagataaattataaattaattttttaatcataAGTCAATCCTTTTATTTTGAATTAGAAACAAGGGAATctctgatattttattttattatgaaaacgtttattctattaaaaatttaatgaattaactcttagtaaaaataataaaagaaaattctaaaatttaGTTTCACAATTTAATCTTCCTATTTTTTTAtgagaaataaattaatttttaagttatttttccATTATAAAACAAtcttttcaatatatatatatatatatatattaaaataatagaaatgagtataaaaaataatttttattagaaaataatcattaataaaatatttaatgaaatataagtttaaattaattaatataaaataaatttattttttttttgggttaacGTAAAATAAATGTAATCTAATAGTTAGAAAATTGATTAACTATTGAATCCAACAAAAAAAGAATTGAAAAAGAAGATTAAGGTAGTGTTTAGTATAaataaattctataaaattttatgtaatttatttttaaataaagattttagtatttaatttaaataaaaatttatttaaaatttttaataattaattttataaaatttattataattaaattaaatttcatcaaaattgataaaatttataaataatttttaaatttaaaatcatatatatttcaagtgataaaattattatcttattatatattattttattttatttattctaaatataaaatttattttattttaaataaatttcatatttaatataaatatattaaataaagaaattaattcgtaaataaattttattatgcaATTTATTTACCaatcaaataaattttattataaaattaaattaaatagagtctaaatattacgaaattaattgaaaattttaatcactaaaattagaattttttttaaccAAGTCTATAACTAATTTTGGTATTAACTGGTAGAATTTTataaaagttaaatttaattatttttttattaattttcatatttaagttgaaaaattttatttttttaataattttaaaataaataaaaataaaaataaaatagaaatagaAAACAGTACCTGGGACTACTGCTGCGTATCATTTGTCtcctaaattattattattattttttaaatgtcaATCAAAAGATTAGCCCAATAGTCAATCCCTACCTCATGGACCCATCTCATAACCTCatggcctatatatatatatatatgaaattgcaaataaaaaaaaataaatgagaaattattagattttaatcaatgattagtAATGGAGAAAGATAAATGTTGAGTGAAAATGGATAAAATCTAattttgtcctttttttttttgttaatatttaatttatttaaaaataaaatttttaatttaagtttaaatttgtTCTTTTCGGATTGAGTGAGTTACACGTgcgtaaataaaaaatatttaattatttcttttattttaatatgaaaatattttttaattttattaaaaataatttaaatatttaatttaattaaatatcattttaatttttattacccaagaatatttttatgtataaattataatttaatacctgaagtttaataaaatttatagattaatttttacatttttaaaatACATCCATCTAGtcactatattttaataaatccataaaataaaccctgacaaagtaaaattaaaaattttaattatataaaaattaaaaattataaattacgtattaaaatttttaacataattaatataattaattctacaaaataactattaattataaaattaattacttattaaaatcttaaaaattaaatacataaattttaaaaatacaagaattaacatgtaaattttacttaattttaaaaataaattataatttattcatttttaattagggatttacttataattaaataaagttttttaaagatattaaaataattaccattttaattttgattaaaaaaaagaaacaatGTTTTTAAccaaccaaaattttaaaaattttaaataaataattcatattttaattaattaatattaaaaaaaaactcaCGCACTGCTTAATCGCATGAGAGGTAAATTTgaacttaaattaaaatattgggataaattaaattaaaaattaaaaaataaataaaattgaacaGGGCAAAAATAAGCATTCTTCCAGTGAAAATCTCTAACAATCCAAGCCTGGAAATTAATTTGCAATGGATTACCAGTGGGCACTCCTCATTTTTACTTGCTGGATGCTGGTACCGATAGAGAGTCCGTTTGATATTTCTGTTAAAATTATCTTTaaacaaattattttttaaatatattaattaaaaaatattaaaaaataatttaaaattaaatttaattaattttaaacataaaaaaaattaaaataataaaataatttttttcaaattattttgtcCAACAACATCAACAACATCCAAAACCATACTTTTATTCAAAAAAGTAATTCTAATTTTCATCACTCATGCCATGCCAAACAGGCTGAGAGTAGAAGAGAACATTAAAGACAACAACGAGTCAACAAAATCAAAAAATGGTCAGACGAATATTTTAAAAGCTCTTAGCAGCTAAAATAATTATACTCAAAATTATGACATTGATTATGATATTACCCTTGCTCTTGTAATTTGAGTTGATATTTTCTCCTGATTCTTTCTCAACAATACTTAGTTTGAGATAAATCTATGCATCCTACAACAATTCCAAGCGTAAGAAATTGTGAAGCGTGCGGAACCTTGGGTATGAAGGGCAAGGAATTATGTGTATAGCCTTCTAAACAATCCTGCAAGTAATCACAGATTTCAGATAAATCCAGTCCTTCCAAATTTCTTATGATCCACAAACTCAGATTTGATTTGTTCCATAAAACCcattgaaaaaaaatcaatttccACTAATTATTTCCCCTTCACTGGAGAACCAACCAAAAAACAGTAGAAAGTCATGGCAAAGAATACAGGAAAATCAGTTTAGACCTACTGTATTAGGCAGGAATGCCAAGGCAGGGTGGAGAAGGTGGAGACAGAATAATTTGACATCCAATTTTGAATCTTTCATCTAATTATTGCAGTCACATGAATAAGTTGAATAGATGTTTGGTTGAAATGCAACACAATAAGCAAATAATACCACCTATATAAAACTTGTTTCAGGAAAAAACAGAGCATTTGGTCAAATTTTACAAAGATTGAGAGCTTGGCTAGTGATCCAAATCCTTTCCTTATTCAACCCACTAATCAAGAACACCAACCCCATTCTAGTTCAGAAAAGGACCAACGCAAGGATCTTACTTACAAAGTAATTTTTGGAGTTTTTCCTTATCCAAAGTTGTCTTGCAAGACAATATGATTTCACATTGAGCTCCAAACAATCGCTGGCGTTTTAACCAAAACAACTTATTGCGCAATTCATGCGTTTCTGCTTTCATGACTACAAATTTCTTCTTAATTTCCATGAAAAATTGTTCTCTGGACTTTTTATCAATATGAGGTGATCGTAACACAGTATACAAGACTCGTGATTGAGGCAATCCAATCTTCGACGCACCTGGAGTATTAAAATAGGCATCTTCTGATTCACTGCTTTTTCCACCAGCTTGTGAAAAAATATTTCGCTTCACCATAGAGAACTCTGAACAACAAACTTGACTCAATCCCCGGAAGCTGACAATAGAAGCAATATGTTAAAATTATcacttataattaataaaaatgaaattgaaagatAAAATTGACCAAAAGACAAGTAATGCCAACAAAACAAAAAGGGGTTTCCAGGCAAAAGGCAAAACAAAGGAACTTTACCAAATGAGATACCTAAGCGTATCCGATTCTAATACAGGAACTGTTCAAAGTTCCAAACTTCATACCGAGATGTTATCAGAAATCATAATTACCGTACTCTAACACGGCACTACAGGTGATGAAAAAGCAATGAAGCCTTGCACATCCCCTTGTGTATCAAAAAGAATAAGAACTGGTTGTAATTCTGTCcaactctttttctttttcattcatAGAAATCAGaaccaaaataaaataaaagcctTACAGAAGAAGAACaagccaattacaataatttactgaaatataattaattgttgcaacttgaaaagaaaagaactaaaatttttataaattttctgcTCAAAGAAAATCCCACCCTGAAAAATCACCAAGTTTTCAAGAAGAATACCATTTACTTTGTTAGTAATCAAATCAAGATCAATCAAAAGaaacccacaaaaaaaaaaaagatcaaatgGTAAAATATAAATTTCTTCTAAACAGAGAAAGTAATATATGTAGACAGAGAAAGACAAGAGAGGAATTTACTTGAGAGGATTGGAAGCTGGACGAATAGCCCACATAGTGAATAGCTGGTTTCAATGAAGAGAGAGAtttgaaaggaaaagaaaaacaaagaagagGAGGAAACAAATTCTTTCAGTTGATAGATGAGATGGACTTTGAGAGCGGCTAGGGTTTAGAAGTGTAATTGCAGACCATGGAACTCGTACCCACgataaaaattacaatttaagcGCTGATGCCACAATGCCATCAAAAATTTGGGCTTTCTTGTGTTTGGGCTTTAGCCTTGCATCTGTTAACCAATTTTATGATTGTATTACTATGCCTATTCAAGGCCCATCAATGAAATTTACCTTcagaatttaataataataataataacaataataataatatactttAGTGCAATGGTAGTTGTTAATAGTATGATATAGTCAATgcatttaattttatatgttttaattaataatttatataaaaatatttttattaataatttatatttaaaattaattatattatataatatttaaattctatttatttaaaatataatatttaaaatttgttaacatattttttatatttaattacttatttatataaatagattagAGCGATATAGACACTTAAttcataaaatatgaattcaacACAAGTATTATTTTTAAATCTGAATAAGTtctaaacttatcttaataaaatTCATTCGAATAGAatcaattatttaaaaatatcagactcgtaattatttttaattaaattcattatattatatttaaaagtaTAAATTCTAAAATATCAGATATTTAATACATAAAAATTCATCAATAAGAAGGAATAACTTTATAAGAGCTAGAAATATATACTTAGATCTATTAATAAGGGTAAATTTAAAgatttatttaatcaaaatctatAAACAATaatagataataaatataaagaGGTATATTCAAAATCTGTGATAgataattatatgtatgagaattaataaaataaataataaaaaaacgaTGAACGGAGGACAGGACACGGGGAAAATTTTCATTTGTCAAAACACGCAGCTGACTACCTGACACGgggaaaattttcaaacataactaACGCTGTCTGAATGTCATTGTCATCAAGCATCGTCAAGATTAGTCGGCATGATAACTTGTAATTGTAATCTAATTATCCTTTGTAGTtcacttttatttttaattttacaattaCAAATCAGaaattaattttctaaaatttattgtaaatcaaaattatcattttttattaACAGTGAGAGCGTACGGTTTTATTTTAATATGGATTTACTtaagaattaaaatcaaattaaaattttgatatgaTTTCGATTTTGTTCTTCATTATTTCGATTTTAATTTGATATAGTTCTCGAttattcgattcaatttttaatttttaaaataattttatataattatttttttaaaatatcatacttgaattagcatttaagttttgaatcAGGTTATTACTGTATAGTATGTTGTATAATATATCTCTTaactatttctaaattatataatttttaattataaaatgcaTAGATAGtttaggattaaatatattatatatatataatagaataagtatattatataataatattttaattatttattaattatataatatttaactatgaattaatatatatagtataataatatatttataattaaaaattatatatacacatataaatatatataattatattaaaaaattaagacgTTATGTAATTTAATCGCGATTAACTTTTTAAAACATTATGCTATGAAAAATCTTACTTTCTCAAATTCTAACACTTAATTTTCACTTATATTAGTATgaagataaaaaaatttaaaatttgatacGTAAATATCAAATATTTTGAGTGCTTTATATTTAGTTAATAAATGATTAATGATATGTATTAAATGTTATTATTAGTtttatgtggcttgaattttgaaTATGTTTTTATGAATTCGAATTGAGATATATGAGTATGGGGCAACACTCAAACGGTATGAaccaatataaatattataatattttactatttacagTAGAGTTAAGAGATATTTTGAAAACACAAGTGTTTGAGAATTCTGAGTAATTATATCTTTTATTATAGTGAAATTTTTTCTTTTGTCTTACCCGTGGATGTAAACCTTATAGTCAAACCACGAAAATCtgtgttattattttttttttcttacactATATAATTGTGCAATTATATGTGTACCTTAAATTTACGTAACAGCCATAATAATTATAcactttaatttatataaaaaaatattaaaatttaatttaagataaTTTAATGTCCCTCTAGCCATATTCTTCTTTGATTTAGACATATTTAAgtgaattataaataataaaaaaataagtcAAGATTTAATTTAtctaaacataaaaaaaataaataaaattaaatatattatagtaTCCACTAtactatatttaaaaaatataaattctaaAATATGAGATACTTAATACATAAAAATTCATTAATAAGGAGGAATAATTTTATAAGAGGAGAGAAATATACACTCAGATTTATTAATAAggaaagatttgaagatttatttaattaaaatctataaataataataaataatatatttcaaGAGACACATTTAAAATctgttataaataaatataaatatgaaaattaataaaaataataataataaaaaaaaggagaAGATGACCATTAGCATGAACACCCAGCTGAGTACCTGAACGAAAATCAAAAGGATGAACGGAGGACAGGACAGGACAGGACAGGACAGAGAGAAAATTTTCAAACATCACAAACGTTGTCTGAATGTCATTGTCATCAAGCATCGTCAAGATTAGTGGGCATGATAACTTGTAATTATAATCTAATTATCCTTCGTAGTtcacttttatttttaattttacaattaCAAATCAGaaattaattttctaaaatttattgtaaatcaaaattattattttttattaaaagtaaGAGCACACGGTTTTGACTTAATATGGGTTTACTTAAGAATCAAAATCGAGCTAAAATTTTGGTATAATTTTGATTTTGTTCTTCGTTATTTTGATTTTGGCTTGATACGATTCTCAATTATTCAGTTTAATTATCagtttttgaaataattttatataattatttctttaaaatgtCATATTTAAATTAGCATTCAAGTTTTAAATTAGGTTAATACTGTATAATATGttgtataatatatattttatctatttctaaattatataatttttaattataaggcGCGTAGATAAtttaggattaaatatattatatatataatagaatAAGTATGTTATACAataatattttaactatttattaattatataatatttaactatgaaTTAACATATGTATAgtataatagtatatttataattaaaaattatatatacacatataaatatatataattatattaaaagtatatcctacatctaaaaaatattaaaaaacaaatgtataaattcaatttttgatTCGATATAGTTCTGATTCGATTTCggtacaattttaatttggttcttaatgaaaaatcaaaatcaaaatcaaactaTCAAAATAACTTTGATTCAGCACGATTTAGAATCCTCAAAAACTGTGCACAACCCTAATTAAAAGTAGTTCATTTATATCACATAACTAAGTGATAGCATGAAAGTATAATGCTTCTTATAGTTTTTATTTTCCTTGTCGCTAAACTTATATTTTAGCAATGGGTTCCATATTCTCACTAAAAAAATGTTtttgtaaatttaaaataatttaatttaacttaaattattttgaataaaaatgttagtaaaaaatttcatttttactAATGAATATTAGTTTAATATCATTGAATAAGACTGTAATATcttaagtttaaattttaattggaactaattgtattaaattttaattggaaCTAATTGTACTAAAAAAATTAaggatatttttaataaaattaaaaaaaaataactaaaattgaaaatacaaaataaaatttaaatatttttaatcttttgatatttttataataCACACTTTGAATTTGCACtgttcaaaattgaaaattttaatcaccaatttttttaaaaaattcaatattttagttattaattataaaattttagttgtattttaattataatgttttaaATTAGAAATTACAATGTAATTATAAGTTATGTAATTTAATcgtgatttattttttaaaacattGTGTTATGAAAAATCTTACTTTCTCAAATTCTAATACTTACTTTTCACTTATATTAGTATGAAGATAAAAAATTTAAGATTTGATATATAAATATCAAATATTTTGAGTGCTTTATATTTAGTTAATAAATGATTAATGATATGTATTAAATGTTATTGTTAGTtttatgtggcttgaattttggatatgttttCATAGACTCGAATTGTGATCTGATTCGAAACCTTTTTATAGTGACCTGATTGAAATAAAAAGTGTAATATATGAGTATGAGGCAACACCCCTACggtatggaccagtataaatattatgatattttaCTTTTTGCAGtaaagttgtgagatattcgggaaatacaagagtttgagagttctgagtgattatatcttgctcttttcattatAGTGTAACTTTTTCTCTTATCTTGCCAATGGACGTAAATCTTATAGTTGAACCACGTAAatctgtattattattattattattattattattattattattattattattatgattgtGCGATTATATGTATATCTTAACTTTACGTAACTGCCATAATAATTAtacaactttaatttatattaaaaaatattaaaatttaatttaagataaTTTAATGTCCCTCTAACCATATTCAATTTAATGTCCCTCTAACCATATTCTTCTTTGGCTGATTTGGACATATTTAAGTGAATTACTCAACTCAGCTCAACTTAACTAAGCCTCTATCTTaagaatttggggtcggctatatggattctctttctccattctaaacgattttgggttaaatcctcagaaatttgtaatgcttctaggtcatgttgtactactcttctccaagtcaatttaggtctaccccttcttttctttctatcctctaatctaatgtgctctacttgtctaactggagcctctgtatgtctacgcttcacataacctgtaacacccctatttgcatgacctggtatattttactgttccggtgaccggtgtcggtccggacaattgaggggattagaaccacacttaagacaactagataaactctgaacacaaataattagtaattgtcaattagttaagtataaataagaaaaacagaacacaagaagttaaatgagccaagagtcacagcgatgagtgaccttatcgggaaggactgcgaggtcgatttaaactcaaatttcgaaccgtaaaatgtgacgccgcggtccttaggagtaTTGCGAACAcagaagaaaagagaaaatcacgaaaaagaattgttaagccagttaaataattaggtcagggattcgaaagaaatattgaattatttgcaaaccgggtcgaaccaacgagagacaatttggtcaattgacctctgaagctgactcctgacctgactgtcaaataaaatcggagaaaagaaaattttgggatcaagaattaaattaaaaaactaaagaaaaaaaaatgaaaaagaaaaaaaaagtgaaaaaaagttattacatcatgcatgacatcatgcatgatgcaataaacttaataataaaaaaaaaatttgaaaattcattGGATGATTGTGGATTAAAGTGGATTAAAaacacaaaaaagaaaagaaaaaaaataataagtcttcatcttcttccatatgccgtctcccatttctctcttgGCTCTCTCTCAACAatcctccataaccaagcttgcTCAAGCTTTCAAACTCCTAACCTCACTCTAAAATTACATAAATTATCCACTAAACACCCTTAATTAGACTTTGGTGAGAAGCTTGGAACaagaaagaaggggagaaagtgaaag
It encodes:
- the LOC110633994 gene encoding ribosomal protein S10, mitochondrial, producing the protein MWAIRPASNPLNFRGLSQVCCSEFSMVKRNIFSQAGGKSSESEDAYFNTPGASKIGLPQSRVLYTVLRSPHIDKKSREQFFMEIKKKFVVMKAETHELRNKLFWLKRQRLFGAQCEIILSCKTTLDKEKLQKLLCK